One part of the Clostridium thermosuccinogenes genome encodes these proteins:
- a CDS encoding helix-turn-helix domain-containing protein: MSFDLSEFIRIEIAKKNIKAIDLANALNKSPSYISKMLKNNIIPDYEDLKIIAKILDINYPFLLFQIGILDESDIKHIIACNTLKEYLGELLKVNDMEEEKVNAFINFLETNKENLNDNLTDELLNNVKDALGENFIYPDYATPYTEDSYYGLKKIRNLRLATGEYVRSKFRKLPLYTALNSGPITGRDMGFDFSLLKEEIEPDSEVVWFKPDDKEYCYLVNLGQYKDKDKILFERGDAIYVGKYNYQEKTMVLTDIMNAVSREEDDTPIVLTDTKSIRIIGKVLFEFKAG, translated from the coding sequence ATGAGTTTTGACTTAAGTGAATTTATTAGAATAGAGATAGCCAAAAAAAATATAAAAGCAATTGATTTAGCAAATGCACTAAACAAATCACCATCTTATATCAGCAAGATGCTTAAAAACAACATTATTCCAGATTACGAGGACTTAAAAATCATAGCCAAAATACTAGACATAAATTATCCTTTTTTACTCTTCCAAATAGGGATCCTTGATGAATCAGATATAAAACATATAATTGCCTGCAATACTCTTAAGGAATACTTGGGAGAATTACTGAAAGTAAATGATATGGAAGAGGAAAAGGTTAATGCTTTTATTAACTTCCTTGAAACCAATAAGGAAAATTTGAATGATAACTTAACTGACGAACTACTAAATAACGTAAAAGATGCATTAGGGGAGAACTTTATCTATCCAGATTATGCAACCCCTTATACCGAGGATTCCTATTACGGATTAAAAAAAATAAGGAACCTTAGGCTAGCCACTGGGGAATATGTGAGAAGTAAGTTCAGGAAGTTGCCTTTATATACTGCACTAAATAGCGGACCAATAACAGGTAGAGATATGGGATTTGATTTTAGCCTTTTAAAGGAAGAAATAGAACCAGATAGTGAAGTGGTGTGGTTTAAGCCTGATGATAAGGAGTACTGCTACCTTGTTAATCTTGGACAATACAAAGATAAAGATAAAATACTTTTTGAAAGGGGTGATGCAATATACGTCGGTAAATATAATTATCAGGAAAAAACCATGGTCTTAACTGATATTATGAATGCAGTTTCAAGGGAAGAAGATGATACACCTATTGTTCTAACTGATACTAAAAGCATAAGGATTATTGGCAAAGTTTTATTTGAATTTAAAGCAGGATAA
- a CDS encoding BrxA family protein translates to MISKDYRASIKVVGTVLPDAKLILKKYLELKDLELLRKEVLENNLILKTSRRRAETIFYELRKRYLYDQLDGYNENSFIYFLKKIDSDSIINLLLYYYLCKEERIIYEYIVNLVYEKYNNGSLGISSADTTKFILDIAKKDENVSKWSERTINDVRSGMMGVLKEFGFINSRIRPRFNKPFIPSIIFYYVLYMNRDSIKTIEDVYRCKDFHLFLLLENDINILLEEAYRNEVLDFGRDESRTLIYKYKDIKEIIDDYVNGEIQ, encoded by the coding sequence ATGATATCAAAGGATTACAGAGCGAGCATTAAAGTAGTAGGTACTGTTTTACCAGATGCAAAACTAATATTAAAAAAGTACCTTGAATTAAAAGATTTAGAACTTTTAAGAAAAGAGGTACTTGAGAATAATTTAATATTAAAAACTTCAAGACGGCGAGCGGAAACGATATTTTATGAGTTAAGAAAGAGATATTTATATGATCAATTAGATGGATATAATGAGAATTCATTTATCTATTTTTTGAAAAAAATTGATTCAGATAGTATTATTAATCTCCTTCTATATTACTATTTGTGTAAAGAAGAAAGAATTATATACGAATATATTGTGAATTTAGTATATGAAAAATATAATAATGGCTCTCTAGGGATAAGTTCAGCAGATACTACAAAGTTTATTTTAGATATTGCTAAAAAAGATGAGAATGTATCTAAATGGTCAGAAAGAACCATAAATGATGTTCGTTCAGGTATGATGGGAGTATTAAAGGAATTTGGTTTTATAAATAGTAGGATAAGACCTAGATTTAATAAGCCATTTATTCCTTCAATTATTTTTTACTATGTTTTATATATGAATAGAGACAGCATTAAAACTATTGAAGATGTATATAGATGCAAGGATTTCCATTTATTTTTATTGTTAGAAAATGACATTAATATATTGCTTGAAGAGGCATATAGAAATGAAGTCTTAGATTTTGGTAGAGATGAATCTAGAACTTTAATATATAAATATAAAGATATTAAGGAGATAATAGATGACTATGTTAATGGAGAAATACAATAA
- a CDS encoding BrxE family protein has protein sequence MQDIKRRIYELAKKHKSAVNVEILADTLFYRLTIIRLGEEDNNMWWESCILSEVGRRNLEKFFPNTFYKQRYDIARKIIVEKENREIPEKRFITLFNFGYEFESKIFTPFINEVTNSDGWQEVLDMIENIKEEKFTSPWAREFFNLPKLPVYTLNDKKTVELGSISETFYRNKESFDDTIKSFISIYDLCTIGRVVIPYYKRRMAI, from the coding sequence ATGCAAGACATAAAAAGAAGAATTTATGAATTAGCGAAGAAACATAAATCAGCAGTTAATGTAGAGATATTAGCAGATACGCTTTTTTATAGATTAACTATTATTCGCTTAGGAGAAGAGGATAATAACATGTGGTGGGAATCTTGTATATTAAGTGAAGTAGGCAGAAGAAACTTAGAAAAATTCTTCCCTAATACTTTCTATAAACAGCGATATGACATTGCAAGGAAAATTATTGTTGAAAAAGAGAATAGAGAAATTCCTGAAAAAAGATTTATTACGTTGTTTAATTTTGGATACGAGTTTGAATCCAAAATATTTACTCCGTTTATTAATGAAGTTACAAATTCTGATGGTTGGCAAGAAGTACTAGATATGATTGAAAATATTAAGGAAGAAAAGTTTACAAGTCCATGGGCTAGAGAGTTTTTTAATCTACCTAAACTTCCAGTTTATACTCTTAATGATAAAAAGACCGTAGAATTAGGCAGCATAAGCGAAACTTTTTATAGGAATAAAGAAAGTTTTGATGATACAATAAAATCATTTATATCAATCTATGATTTATGTACCATAGGAAGAGTTGTAATTCCATACTATAAGAGAAGGATGGCTATATAA
- a CDS encoding ParM/StbA family protein — MGYIIGIDHGNKAIKSIVNQYNSGFTVSGTMPITKERLLEFEGKYYSISGERFPVILDKTVNDNFFILSLPAIAEVLEKKYQGVKKGEIILACGLPIMYYGKQKDKFREYFIRDDVSFTFGEKQYEVSIKDAYVYPQGYAAIMPHFNHYKDVSRLNIVDIGGYTIDVFTVEKGLLNIKSCISLTTGIVTLLNSIKQDILSLGIEIHEEQIEDTILGENISFFQNENIKSLIEEKTQIYVEELLDKLKEYGFEMKINPTIFVGGGSMLLQKYIENSPKIGYMEVLDSFANVKGFELLAKQAVSRDR; from the coding sequence ATGGGTTATATTATAGGAATAGACCACGGGAATAAGGCAATAAAGAGCATTGTTAATCAGTATAATTCGGGCTTCACAGTTTCAGGCACCATGCCTATTACAAAAGAAAGACTATTGGAATTTGAAGGCAAGTATTACTCCATTTCGGGTGAAAGGTTTCCTGTAATACTTGATAAGACTGTAAATGACAACTTTTTTATTCTATCATTGCCTGCCATTGCAGAAGTATTAGAGAAGAAGTATCAAGGGGTTAAAAAAGGAGAAATCATTTTAGCATGTGGCTTGCCTATTATGTATTACGGGAAGCAAAAGGATAAATTTAGGGAGTATTTTATAAGGGATGACGTATCATTTACCTTTGGAGAGAAGCAATATGAAGTGTCGATTAAAGATGCATATGTATATCCCCAGGGCTATGCAGCAATAATGCCTCACTTTAACCACTATAAGGATGTATCAAGACTTAATATTGTAGATATTGGTGGGTATACCATTGATGTTTTCACTGTTGAAAAAGGGCTTTTGAACATTAAATCTTGCATTAGTTTAACTACTGGGATTGTAACTCTACTAAATTCAATAAAACAGGATATCCTCTCTTTAGGGATAGAAATACATGAGGAACAGATTGAAGATACAATTCTAGGAGAAAATATCTCATTTTTTCAGAATGAAAATATCAAATCCTTAATTGAAGAGAAAACACAAATATACGTTGAAGAATTATTGGATAAATTGAAAGAGTATGGCTTTGAGATGAAAATAAATCCAACTATATTTGTTGGAGGAGGTTCAATGCTTTTGCAGAAATACATTGAAAACAGTCCTAAAATAGGATACATGGAAGTTTTAGATAGTTTTGCAAATGTAAAAGGCTTTGAACTTTTAGCAAAGCAGGCAGTTAGTAGGGACAGGTGA